One Sphingomicrobium marinum genomic window carries:
- the hutI gene encoding imidazolonepropionase, which translates to MWDRLLTDCSVATMVPSGDDPLGIIRNAAIGIVDGKIVRIGPRTELAGMRARQTTALDGALVTPALIDCHTHLVFGGNRADEHAMRRAGATYQEIAEAGGGILSSVKATRAASEAQLLASAKRRLEALARSGASVVEVKSGYGLDTETELKMLRVAKALDGHAGVKIVPTLLALHAMPPDQDRKHYVEMVMKQTIPAVAEEGLATSVDAYCDDIAFTPAEVEAVFTAAAAHGLPVRLHAEQLSNQKGAALAARYKALSADHLEHLDAEGARAMGKAGTIAVLLPAAFYCLRDEKVPPVDLMRKHGVAMAVATDCNPGTSPTLSLPLVMNMATTLFGLTPEEAIMGTTLHAARALGLAHERGTVAAGKVADLCVWQVESIAELGYWIGLPGPDRRIVAGEDR; encoded by the coding sequence ATGTGGGATCGGCTTCTGACAGATTGCAGCGTGGCGACGATGGTGCCGAGCGGGGACGATCCGCTCGGTATCATCCGCAACGCGGCCATTGGCATCGTCGACGGCAAGATTGTGCGCATCGGTCCGCGCACCGAACTTGCGGGCATGCGGGCGCGGCAGACAACGGCGCTCGACGGGGCGCTCGTCACGCCAGCGCTGATCGATTGCCATACGCACCTCGTGTTCGGGGGCAACCGCGCGGACGAGCATGCGATGCGCCGCGCGGGCGCGACCTATCAGGAGATTGCCGAGGCGGGCGGCGGCATCCTGTCGAGCGTCAAGGCGACGCGCGCGGCGAGCGAGGCGCAGTTGCTAGCCTCTGCCAAACGGCGGCTGGAGGCCTTGGCCAGAAGTGGGGCCAGTGTTGTCGAGGTAAAATCGGGATACGGCCTCGATACCGAGACCGAATTGAAAATGCTGCGCGTGGCCAAGGCGCTCGACGGTCATGCTGGCGTCAAAATCGTGCCGACGCTGCTCGCGCTTCACGCCATGCCGCCCGATCAGGACCGCAAGCATTATGTCGAGATGGTCATGAAACAGACCATCCCCGCGGTTGCCGAAGAAGGACTGGCGACGAGCGTCGATGCCTATTGCGACGACATCGCCTTCACCCCTGCCGAGGTGGAGGCCGTGTTCACGGCGGCGGCGGCGCATGGCCTTCCCGTTCGGCTGCACGCCGAGCAGTTGTCCAACCAGAAGGGCGCGGCGCTTGCGGCGCGCTACAAAGCGCTCTCCGCCGATCATCTCGAACATCTCGATGCCGAAGGCGCGCGGGCAATGGGCAAGGCAGGGACGATTGCGGTGCTGCTGCCTGCCGCCTTCTATTGCCTGCGCGATGAAAAGGTCCCGCCGGTCGACCTTATGCGCAAGCACGGCGTGGCAATGGCGGTGGCGACCGATTGCAATCCCGGCACCTCGCCGACCCTGTCGTTGCCGCTGGTGATGAACATGGCGACGACGCTGTTCGGATTGACGCCCGAAGAAGCCATCATGGGCACCACGCTCCATGCCGCGCGTGCCTTGGGGCTGGCGCATGAACGCGGAACCGTTGCTGCCGGAAAAGTTGCCGATCTTTGCGTTTGGCAGGTGGAGAGCATCGCCGAACTTGGCTACTGGATCGGCCTGCCCGGCCCCGATCGCAGAATCGTGGCCGGCGAAGACCGATAA